The Clostridium botulinum genome includes a region encoding these proteins:
- a CDS encoding DUF5659 domain-containing protein — MYYVIKTKRLKNYLYSLGFNFKQSIDKTGRQKYIFLFKNTNELNIAINFYHNFKKIYMKII, encoded by the coding sequence ATGTACTATGTGATTAAAACTAAAAGGTTAAAAAATTATCTGTATTCACTAGGATTTAATTTCAAGCAGTCTATAGATAAAACAGGTAGACAAAAATATATTTTCTTATTCAAAAACACAAATGAATTAAATATAGCTATCAATTTTTATCACAATTTTAAAAAAATATATATGAAGATAATTTAA
- a CDS encoding DUF5659 domain-containing protein, translated as MKTIAINSQRMAGWLMFNRFNLVRIESDKRDNSRNVYLSKDTQELRQCMNRYNEFKSMIDE; from the coding sequence ATGAAAACTATAGCAATTAACTCACAACGTATGGCGGGTTGGTTAATGTTCAATAGATTCAATCTAGTAAGAATAGAGTCTGATAAAAGAGATAATTCAAGAAATGTATATTTATCCAAAGATACTCAGGAATTAAGACAATGCATGAATAGATATAATGAGTTTAAAAGTATGATAGATGAGTAA
- a CDS encoding MerR family transcriptional regulator, whose translation MKEENLKYVDVDYSNIDEELTYKTPEVAEILNENESTIRYWCDCFSDYIHIEREGRNRKFTKENIDDLAYTRDLLKKERLTIKQAQKRWEDLKRNPSSSTKVASIREIPSQNEDILNEQALLKLEEIKKQFLKDISIQINNTISEQLSVALNSHNEALERTQSELKDYISATIEDKLEANMDNLKAHINTATENTNKEIEKVYNKDIELVNNLKKHMEERRKQNEEQNKEQDKKGFFRKLFKR comes from the coding sequence ATGAAGGAAGAAAATCTTAAATATGTAGATGTTGATTATTCTAATATTGATGAAGAACTTACTTATAAAACTCCTGAAGTTGCTGAAATCTTAAATGAGAACGAAAGTACAATTAGATATTGGTGTGATTGTTTTAGTGATTATATTCATATAGAACGTGAAGGACGCAATAGAAAATTTACCAAAGAAAATATAGATGATTTAGCCTATACAAGAGATCTACTTAAAAAAGAACGTCTTACAATAAAACAAGCACAAAAAAGATGGGAAGATTTAAAAAGAAATCCCTCATCAAGTACTAAAGTTGCTTCTATAAGAGAAATACCATCCCAAAATGAAGATATTCTAAATGAACAAGCATTATTAAAACTAGAAGAAATAAAAAAACAATTTTTAAAAGATATATCTATTCAAATTAACAATACTATTTCAGAACAGCTATCTGTAGCTTTGAACTCTCATAATGAAGCCTTAGAGCGAACTCAATCTGAATTAAAGGATTATATATCAGCCACAATTGAAGACAAGCTGGAGGCAAATATGGACAATCTAAAGGCACATATAAATACAGCTACAGAAAATACTAATAAGGAAATCGAGAAAGTTTATAACAAAGATATAGAGTTAGTAAATAATCTCAAGAAACATATGGAAGAACGTAGAAAACAAAACGAAGAACAAAACAAAGAGCAGGATAAAAAGGGATTCTTCAGAAAATTGTTCAAGAGATAA
- a CDS encoding tubulin-like doman-containing protein: MKNRIVFAPIGQGGGNIVDTLLGVCGDYNALFINTSKKDLDSLKNAKHTYHIPFAEGCGKERKKAIGYAQTYYKQIIAQIMEKFSSCDIVIFVATMAGGTGSGITPPILGLAKQMYPNKHFGFVGVLPKDTEDIDEHTNAIACWNDIMKSTNDGKDISIYLLDNNKREKESDINKEFAMLFNDFMNMSESHAEGVVDEDEIGKLLTMKKSNVILEFDDKEDIKVALAKSLKESIFAEYTTNTCEFMGISTTRVVDVEAIKNIVGLPRRTFKGYNSKKNIVVATGIEPQKTSIETLNLIIEDKMKQREGQTSNEDMVVKPVTTEQEASQPIASQNKEISIDNVEKEIDINDFFSKYM; this comes from the coding sequence ATGAAAAATAGAATAGTTTTTGCACCAATAGGACAAGGTGGAGGAAACATAGTAGATACTTTATTAGGCGTATGTGGAGATTATAATGCACTATTTATAAATACTAGTAAGAAAGATTTAGATTCATTGAAAAATGCAAAACATACTTATCATATACCTTTTGCAGAAGGTTGTGGGAAAGAAAGAAAAAAAGCTATTGGATATGCTCAAACTTATTATAAACAGATAATAGCTCAAATAATGGAGAAATTTTCTTCATGTGATATAGTTATATTTGTAGCAACAATGGCAGGAGGAACTGGATCAGGTATAACACCTCCAATTTTAGGACTAGCAAAGCAAATGTATCCAAACAAACATTTCGGATTTGTAGGAGTTTTACCTAAAGATACGGAAGATATAGATGAACATACAAATGCTATAGCTTGTTGGAATGATATCATGAAAAGTACTAATGATGGTAAAGATATATCAATATACTTACTAGATAATAATAAAAGAGAAAAAGAATCTGATATAAATAAAGAATTTGCTATGTTATTTAATGACTTTATGAATATGAGTGAGTCTCATGCTGAAGGTGTTGTTGACGAAGATGAAATAGGCAAATTATTAACAATGAAAAAGAGTAATGTAATATTAGAATTTGATGATAAAGAAGATATAAAAGTGGCGTTAGCTAAGAGTTTAAAAGAAAGTATATTTGCAGAATATACAACAAATACTTGTGAATTCATGGGAATATCTACTACAAGAGTAGTTGATGTTGAAGCAATTAAGAACATAGTTGGATTGCCAAGAAGAACATTTAAAGGATACAATAGTAAGAAAAATATAGTTGTGGCAACTGGTATAGAACCTCAAAAAACATCAATAGAAACGCTAAATTTAATTATAGAAGATAAAATGAAACAAAGAGAGGGTCAAACTTCAAATGAAGATATGGTTGTGAAGCCAGTAACTACAGAGCAAGAAGCTAGTCAGCCAATAGCCTCTCAAAATAAAGAAATAAGTATAGATAATGTTGAAAAAGAGATAGACATAAATGATTTCTTTAGTAAATATATGTAA
- a CDS encoding restriction endonuclease gives MLYNYIEKIQQLIINLFKLGINLVIVVGGFYILLKFTKWIYYAYRWRYTDYTCFDISRIVRKMSPREFEVFVANLFTQLGYDAKVTEATCDGGKDVIATNSEEKIYIECKHWNINNLIGREILQKLVGSAIGDDATRAIVITTSKYNKNALEYAEKVPWLELWTVKDIIKALNKIEDNKKGYVLNCLEG, from the coding sequence ATGTTGTATAATTATATAGAAAAAATACAACAATTAATAATTAATCTATTTAAGCTAGGCATAAATTTAGTTATAGTAGTGGGAGGCTTTTATATTTTATTAAAATTTACTAAGTGGATTTATTATGCTTACAGATGGAGATATACAGACTATACGTGCTTTGATATTTCAAGGATAGTAAGGAAGATGTCACCTAGAGAATTTGAAGTATTTGTAGCAAATCTCTTTACACAATTAGGGTATGATGCTAAAGTAACTGAGGCAACGTGTGATGGTGGTAAAGATGTTATAGCTACAAATAGCGAAGAAAAGATATATATTGAATGTAAACACTGGAATATAAATAATTTGATAGGAAGAGAAATATTACAAAAGTTAGTTGGAAGTGCAATTGGAGACGATGCTACAAGAGCAATAGTTATAACCACTAGTAAATATAATAAAAACGCTTTAGAATACGCTGAAAAAGTACCTTGGTTAGAGCTATGGACTGTAAAAGATATTATAAAAGCATTGAATAAAATAGAAGATAATAAAAAAGGATATGTATTAAATTGTTTAGAAGGGTAG
- a CDS encoding FtsK/SpoIIIE domain-containing protein, translating into MHIKNKKLTQQDKNKMIDIGKSQIVVRDRKEIGKSLLKQPKYEIVENNTINKLSIKDKLSDIKSKLKEEYRKNKEIQYLNERWLDVMFNCKFINAFKKTFTLVNLKHENYGFSCRILIPDGYCIDDLDNKTTVIQNNVGCTFVLEKFSNKRYANAKFILIENCNKIPFEPVEVEPYQVCAGVDEGGHPVIFDMNIEPMVLIAGATRMGKNGCIDHAIPSWIYYCSEDDIHLYLFQFAKGDLGKYQKCKQVKCFSMSDLDKLLEVLNELKTEMSARMDLMSSMLNNFKGDNLYDYNKLNPDKKLPYIYIIIDEFMDIANSEGDKESSKVKAHIISILQSIAEYGGALGVNYIILHQKPEKSLMPTFLKNQSNTRICFGFKDEVCGRIVLGEDRGKLVTTLQPRKAYYISNSGEGYLYTTNLRNKNGSSRILNYIKPSMTNKKESSNVHHVSDCKVAKNDRHSKSKDREVQFKEKINQIKIQMDKINKHSKKSEDISKSKGKIIEFPNQYNQGDSQNNIDITPITPTPKPISKDKKDDTNITQPNIKSTGNKPTQNPNIDSNFNKVNTVKSKNKEDIIKENIKRIPNFVPYEPPKPDVNIIDETDIVFKQSEKYKKNHKNENDKKGDN; encoded by the coding sequence ATGCATATAAAAAATAAAAAACTTACTCAACAGGATAAAAATAAAATGATTGATATAGGCAAGTCTCAGATAGTTGTAAGAGATAGAAAGGAAATAGGCAAATCTCTACTAAAGCAACCCAAATATGAAATAGTTGAAAATAATACTATCAATAAATTATCTATTAAGGATAAATTATCAGATATCAAATCAAAGTTAAAAGAAGAATATAGAAAAAATAAAGAAATACAATATCTCAATGAAAGATGGCTAGATGTAATGTTTAATTGCAAGTTTATCAATGCATTTAAAAAGACATTTACACTAGTTAATTTAAAACACGAGAATTATGGATTTAGTTGTAGAATACTTATTCCAGATGGATATTGCATAGACGATTTAGATAATAAGACGACCGTGATACAAAACAATGTTGGCTGTACTTTTGTATTAGAAAAATTTAGTAATAAAAGATATGCTAACGCTAAGTTTATACTAATAGAAAATTGCAATAAGATACCTTTTGAACCTGTAGAGGTTGAACCTTATCAAGTTTGTGCAGGAGTTGATGAGGGAGGACATCCTGTAATATTTGATATGAATATAGAGCCTATGGTGCTTATTGCAGGGGCTACCAGAATGGGTAAAAACGGATGTATCGATCATGCTATACCTTCTTGGATTTACTATTGTAGCGAAGATGATATACATTTGTATTTATTTCAATTTGCAAAAGGAGATTTAGGTAAGTACCAAAAGTGTAAACAAGTAAAATGCTTTTCTATGAGTGATTTAGATAAATTATTAGAAGTTTTAAATGAACTAAAGACCGAAATGAGCGCAAGAATGGATCTAATGTCATCTATGTTAAATAACTTCAAGGGTGACAACCTATATGATTATAATAAACTTAATCCTGATAAAAAATTACCGTATATTTATATAATAATAGATGAATTTATGGATATAGCCAATTCTGAAGGAGATAAAGAATCTTCTAAGGTAAAAGCACATATCATATCTATCTTACAAAGTATAGCTGAATACGGAGGTGCATTAGGTGTTAATTATATAATACTTCATCAAAAACCTGAAAAATCCTTGATGCCTACTTTCTTAAAAAATCAATCTAATACTAGAATATGTTTTGGATTTAAAGATGAAGTATGTGGGAGAATTGTTTTAGGTGAAGACAGAGGCAAACTAGTAACCACCTTACAACCTAGAAAAGCTTATTATATATCCAATAGTGGTGAAGGATATCTATATACAACTAATCTAAGAAATAAGAATGGATCAAGTAGAATATTAAACTATATAAAGCCGAGTATGACTAATAAAAAAGAGAGTTCTAATGTTCATCATGTTAGTGATTGTAAAGTAGCTAAAAATGATAGGCATTCTAAATCTAAAGATAGAGAAGTCCAATTCAAAGAAAAGATAAATCAAATTAAAATTCAAATGGATAAAATTAATAAACATAGTAAAAAATCAGAAGATATATCAAAATCTAAAGGCAAAATCATTGAATTCCCTAATCAATATAATCAAGGCGATAGTCAAAATAATATAGATATTACTCCTATAACACCTACGCCTAAACCAATTTCTAAAGACAAGAAAGATGATACAAATATTACTCAGCCTAATATTAAATCTACAGGCAACAAACCTACTCAGAATCCTAATATAGATTCCAATTTCAATAAAGTTAATACAGTTAAGTCTAAAAATAAAGAGGACATTATAAAAGAAAATATAAAGAGAATACCCAATTTTGTTCCGTATGAGCCACCTAAGCCAGATGTAAATATAATAGATGAAACAGATATAGTATTTAAGCAATCTGAAAAGTATAAGAAAAATCATAAAAATGAAAACGATAAGAAGGGAGATAATTAA